The Sulfitobacter sp. SK011 genome has a window encoding:
- a CDS encoding RraA family protein, whose amino-acid sequence MDDALYDLLKRVDTPTVCNAIEVAQGKRGFDDFTRGTMQCSAPGQAMVGYARTARIQAVNPPSEAPEVIKARRMAYYKYMAEGPRPGVAVVQDMDVPNAIGAYWGEINTNVHKAFGLNGALTDGVMRDLGDLPDGFTVVAGSIGPSHGFVHVVDFDHPVDIQGMKVAPGALVHADRHGAVVIPDDVMPRLEAAIAQLFKSEKVVLDAVKDKQIDFAGFEAAWAAFEASRT is encoded by the coding sequence ATGGATGATGCACTTTATGATCTGCTGAAACGGGTGGATACGCCCACAGTCTGCAACGCCATTGAGGTCGCGCAAGGCAAACGCGGGTTTGACGATTTCACCCGTGGCACGATGCAGTGTTCGGCACCGGGGCAGGCAATGGTCGGCTATGCCCGCACCGCCCGCATTCAGGCGGTCAACCCGCCGTCCGAGGCACCAGAAGTGATCAAGGCGCGCCGCATGGCCTATTATAAATATATGGCCGAGGGTCCGCGCCCCGGCGTCGCCGTGGTGCAGGACATGGATGTGCCAAACGCCATTGGGGCCTATTGGGGTGAGATCAACACAAATGTGCACAAGGCTTTTGGTCTGAACGGCGCGCTGACCGATGGGGTGATGCGCGACTTGGGCGATCTGCCAGACGGCTTTACCGTGGTTGCAGGCTCCATCGGGCCAAGCCACGGCTTTGTGCATGTGGTGGATTTTGACCACCCCGTCGACATTCAGGGCATGAAGGTCGCTCCCGGTGCCTTGGTGCACGCCGACCGCCATGGTGCCGTGGTGATCCCGGATGATGTAATGCCGCGTCTTGAGGCCGCCATCGCGCAGCTTTTCAAATCGGAAAAAGTCGTACTGGATGCTGTCAAAGACAAACAGATAGATTTTGCCGGATTCGAGGCTGCTTGGGCCGCATTCGAGGCATCAAGGACCTGA
- a CDS encoding mandelate racemase/muconate lactonizing enzyme family protein, with amino-acid sequence MKLKDLDVIITSPPAPGWGGRYWILVKLTTDTGIVGWGECYASSVGPEAMRHVIEDVFARHMQDENPENIELMFRRVYSSGFTQRPDLSAMGAFSGLEIACWDILGKDRDRPVYALLGGKMNDRVRAYTYLYPLPHHDIGAFWTSPEMAAESAADCVARGYTAVKFDPAGPYTLRGGHMPAMSDITQSVAFCKAIRAAVGDKADLLFGTHGQFSTAGAIRLGQALEPYSPLWFEEPVPPDAVEEMAKVARAVRIPIATGERLTTKAEFAPVLRSGAATILQPALGRAGGIWEMKKVAAMAEVYNAQMAPHLYAGPVEWAANIHLAVSIPNILMAETIETPFHDALIKGAIRVEDGYISAPTAPGLGIEVDEELARANPLTGDHLHLEMQEAPCDYVNGNSFEGGAPAARE; translated from the coding sequence ATGAAGCTTAAGGATCTCGATGTCATCATCACCAGTCCCCCGGCTCCGGGCTGGGGCGGGCGGTATTGGATATTGGTCAAGCTGACCACCGACACCGGGATTGTGGGTTGGGGCGAATGTTATGCGTCTTCAGTCGGGCCGGAGGCGATGCGCCATGTGATTGAGGATGTGTTCGCGCGACACATGCAGGATGAAAACCCCGAGAACATCGAATTGATGTTTCGCCGGGTCTATTCATCGGGGTTCACCCAGCGGCCTGACCTTAGCGCCATGGGTGCGTTTTCGGGGTTGGAAATCGCCTGTTGGGACATTCTTGGCAAAGATCGCGACCGGCCTGTCTATGCGCTGTTGGGCGGCAAGATGAATGACCGCGTGCGGGCTTATACGTACCTTTACCCCCTGCCCCACCACGACATCGGTGCATTCTGGACATCGCCGGAAATGGCGGCAGAATCGGCTGCGGACTGTGTGGCGCGTGGGTACACAGCCGTGAAGTTTGACCCCGCTGGCCCCTACACTTTGCGCGGCGGGCACATGCCCGCAATGTCGGACATCACGCAATCGGTCGCCTTTTGCAAAGCCATCCGCGCGGCGGTGGGCGACAAGGCGGACCTGCTGTTTGGTACGCATGGGCAGTTCAGCACCGCGGGCGCGATCCGGTTGGGTCAGGCATTGGAGCCGTATTCACCTTTGTGGTTCGAAGAACCTGTCCCGCCGGACGCTGTCGAGGAAATGGCAAAGGTCGCGCGCGCCGTGCGCATTCCGATTGCCACAGGAGAACGCCTGACCACCAAGGCCGAATTCGCGCCAGTCCTGCGGTCCGGGGCTGCCACGATCTTGCAGCCTGCACTGGGCCGCGCCGGGGGCATTTGGGAGATGAAAAAGGTCGCAGCCATGGCCGAGGTCTATAACGCACAGATGGCACCGCATCTTTATGCCGGACCTGTTGAATGGGCGGCCAACATTCATCTGGCGGTTTCAATCCCGAACATCTTGATGGCGGAAACCATCGAAACGCCGTTTCACGACGCGCTGATCAAAGGGGCCATCCGGGTTGAAGATGGCTACATCTCTGCACCTACGGCCCCCGGTTTAGGCATTGAGGTCGACGAAGAACTGGCGCGGGCAAATCCGCTGACCGGCGATCATTTGCATCTGGAAATGCAGGAAGCCCCGTGTGACTATGTGAACGGCAACAGCTTCGAAGGCGGCGCGCCTGCAGCACGGGAGTAG
- a CDS encoding HD domain-containing protein: MSAPDMATLDASNIVEFIGDIFTRRGAESYLGEQVTMSQHMLQAAHLAETAGASETVITAALLHDIGHYTNEFPDNALAQGTDNLHEEAGARVLAPFFPSAVTDCILHHVAAKRYLCATDPGYFGRLSPASVHTLNLQGGPMDADEVANFACEPNLEAIVQVRIWDDQGKDPAVTTPDFNHYAPMISRVVAAHQKDQS; the protein is encoded by the coding sequence ATGAGCGCACCTGACATGGCCACGCTGGACGCCAGCAACATTGTTGAATTCATTGGTGATATCTTCACGCGACGCGGGGCCGAAAGCTATCTCGGCGAACAGGTGACAATGTCGCAGCACATGTTGCAGGCGGCACATCTGGCCGAAACTGCGGGCGCATCAGAGACAGTGATCACCGCCGCGCTGCTGCATGATATCGGACATTACACCAACGAATTTCCCGACAACGCGCTTGCGCAGGGCACCGACAATTTGCACGAAGAAGCCGGCGCGCGGGTGTTGGCCCCGTTTTTCCCCAGCGCTGTGACCGATTGCATTTTGCATCATGTCGCGGCCAAGCGGTATCTCTGCGCCACGGATCCAGGATATTTTGGGCGGCTCAGCCCCGCGTCTGTGCACACTTTGAACCTGCAAGGCGGGCCGATGGATGCGGATGAAGTTGCCAACTTTGCCTGCGAACCCAATCTGGAGGCCATCGTGCAAGTGCGAATTTGGGATGATCAGGGCAAAGACCCCGCCGTCACCACGCCAGATTTCAACCATTACGCACCGATGATTTCCCGTGTCGTTGCGGCCCACCAGAAAGACCAGTCATGA
- a CDS encoding TauD/TfdA family dioxygenase, which yields MHFESAVLEDEGNVLRLKGAECDLRFHGIWLRDNAQDAATRDPGNGQRLITLADLPEDCALADARIDSYKVHVTLAADGKQVEFDAAWLVRHGYDIPHDRMIGRLPEHAEVWDSGLSGSLPTGALIDLQSNRAALRDWLFALRRYGFAKVTGLRAEPGALFDVVDLFGYVRETNYGRHFEVRTEVNPVNLAYTGLGLQAHTDNPYRDPQPTVQVLACLENSAQGGENMVVDGFAAAQRLCDEDATGFALLTQYCARFSYTGSAGVALHSRRPMIELSPDGQLQALRFNARSAAPLVDVPFDKMAGYYAAYRRLSTIIDDPGMEVRFKLSPGEAFVVDNTRVLHARKGYSGAGTRWLQGCYADRDGILSTLAALEVEA from the coding sequence ATGCATTTTGAGAGTGCCGTGCTTGAAGATGAAGGCAACGTTCTGCGCTTGAAAGGTGCGGAGTGTGACCTTCGATTTCATGGCATCTGGTTGCGCGATAATGCGCAGGATGCGGCCACCCGCGACCCCGGCAACGGACAGCGATTGATCACGCTGGCCGATCTGCCTGAAGATTGCGCACTGGCTGACGCGCGTATTGACAGCTACAAGGTGCATGTGACTCTTGCCGCCGATGGCAAGCAGGTCGAGTTTGATGCGGCTTGGCTGGTCCGCCACGGGTATGACATCCCTCACGACCGCATGATTGGTCGCCTGCCAGAGCATGCTGAGGTTTGGGACAGTGGGCTAAGCGGGTCGCTGCCCACGGGCGCGTTGATAGATTTGCAAAGCAATCGCGCTGCCTTGCGCGATTGGCTTTTTGCGTTGCGGCGGTATGGCTTTGCCAAGGTGACAGGGCTGCGCGCGGAACCCGGTGCCTTGTTCGATGTTGTTGATCTTTTTGGCTATGTCCGCGAAACCAATTACGGACGGCACTTTGAGGTGCGTACCGAAGTGAACCCGGTGAACCTTGCCTATACCGGGCTTGGCTTGCAGGCTCATACCGACAACCCCTACCGCGACCCGCAGCCCACGGTGCAGGTGTTGGCCTGTCTCGAAAATTCGGCGCAGGGCGGCGAAAACATGGTGGTCGATGGCTTTGCCGCTGCTCAACGTTTGTGCGACGAAGACGCGACAGGCTTTGCCCTGCTGACCCAATATTGTGCGCGCTTCAGCTATACGGGCAGTGCGGGTGTGGCGCTGCATTCCAGACGGCCAATGATTGAGCTGTCACCAGATGGACAATTGCAGGCGCTGCGGTTCAATGCCCGGTCTGCGGCTCCCTTGGTTGATGTGCCGTTTGACAAGATGGCGGGGTATTATGCCGCCTATCGACGCCTCAGCACGATCATTGATGATCCGGGCATGGAAGTTCGGTTCAAGCTGTCCCCCGGTGAAGCCTTTGTTGTCGACAACACCCGCGTGCTGCATGCCCGAAAGGGATATTCCGGCGCTGGCACCCGCTGGTTGCAGGGATGTTATGCCGACCGCGATGGCATCCTGTCCACCCTTGCCGCATTGGAGGTTGAGGCATGA
- a CDS encoding alcohol dehydrogenase catalytic domain-containing protein, giving the protein MQIIKAAVAHEFGSPLVIENIQLRAPEGTEVEVTLDAVAICHSDITYASGAWGGSLPAVYGHEAAGRVSAVGDRVKGLGVGDSVVVTLIRACGTCPNCASGRPTVCETPYDGDHGPLKTADGGKLHQAMASGAFAEKVVVEQGQVVKISHDIPKDAASLIACGVITGVGAVVNAAQLRAGQDVVVIGAGGVGLNAIQGARIAGARRIVAVDMSEEKLAIAREFGATDGVLATAEKPWRDAMDAMGRGADAVIVTVGAIPAYDSAPKYLAGGGKVIMVGMTHSGAMSSYEPVMLAAMAQGMTGSKMGDVVIQRDIPWIVDLYEQGRLKLDELISGRWSLDEINDAIADTKTGAARRNVIMFDT; this is encoded by the coding sequence TTGCAAATCATCAAAGCCGCTGTTGCCCATGAATTTGGATCCCCGTTGGTCATCGAAAATATACAGTTGCGCGCGCCAGAGGGCACCGAGGTTGAGGTGACATTGGACGCAGTGGCCATCTGTCATTCGGACATCACCTATGCCTCGGGCGCATGGGGCGGATCGTTGCCCGCGGTTTACGGCCACGAGGCCGCAGGCCGGGTCAGTGCGGTTGGTGACCGGGTCAAAGGTCTGGGCGTTGGTGACAGCGTTGTGGTGACCCTGATCCGCGCCTGTGGCACCTGCCCCAATTGCGCCAGTGGCAGGCCGACGGTCTGTGAAACGCCCTATGACGGCGATCACGGTCCTTTGAAAACCGCCGATGGTGGCAAGCTGCATCAGGCGATGGCTTCGGGGGCCTTTGCCGAAAAGGTGGTGGTGGAGCAGGGTCAGGTGGTGAAGATCAGCCATGATATCCCCAAGGATGCCGCCAGTCTGATTGCCTGTGGGGTCATCACTGGCGTTGGTGCGGTGGTAAATGCCGCCCAATTGCGCGCGGGTCAGGACGTTGTCGTCATTGGTGCAGGTGGTGTGGGTCTGAACGCGATCCAGGGCGCGCGCATCGCCGGCGCGCGGCGCATCGTTGCGGTAGACATGAGCGAAGAAAAGCTGGCCATTGCGCGCGAATTCGGCGCAACGGATGGCGTGTTGGCGACGGCGGAAAAACCATGGCGCGACGCGATGGACGCGATGGGCCGTGGTGCCGACGCGGTGATTGTCACCGTTGGTGCGATCCCGGCCTATGATTCCGCGCCAAAATATCTGGCAGGCGGCGGCAAGGTGATCATGGTGGGCATGACCCATTCTGGCGCAATGTCGAGCTATGAACCGGTGATGCTGGCCGCAATGGCGCAGGGGATGACGGGATCGAAAATGGGTGATGTGGTGATCCAGCGGGATATCCCCTGGATCGTTGATTTGTATGAACAGGGTCGGTTGAAACTTGATGAGCTGATTTCAGGCCGCTGGTCGCTGGATGAGATCAATGACGCGATTGCGGACACCAAGACCGGTGCCGCGCGCCGTAATGTGATCATGTTTGACACCTGA
- a CDS encoding TCR/Tet family MFS transporter: MRPAVIFIIITIMIDAMGIGLIIPVMPDLIREVNGGDLSHAALWGGIMATTFAVMQFLFGPVMGGLSDRYGRRPVLLLALVVMAADYVLMSIAGSIWLLMVGRVIGGITAATHATASAYIADISKPEDRAANFGLIGAGFGVGFVVGPLMGGVLAEYGTRAPFWAATVLAMGNATLGWFVLKETVKKENRRRFEWRRANPLGAIRTLGHLPGIRHLLVVYFIYHVAFAVYPSVWAYFGQERYGWSPAVIGYSLGLFGVMMALVQAGLIRVVLRQFGERGTVLAGHLFSILAFGVIAVVTSGTVALILTPLAALAGVIPPALQGIMSRQVAANAQGELQGALSSSTALAMIISPMAMTSAFAYFTGSGAPIYLPGAPFLLAMSLAIVSLFIFLSRPAAQNMA, encoded by the coding sequence ATGCGTCCAGCCGTCATTTTCATTATTATCACGATCATGATTGATGCCATGGGGATTGGCCTGATCATCCCGGTGATGCCCGATCTGATCCGCGAAGTGAACGGTGGTGATCTGTCCCATGCGGCGCTTTGGGGTGGGATCATGGCCACCACATTTGCGGTGATGCAGTTTCTGTTTGGCCCGGTCATGGGCGGTCTTTCAGACCGGTATGGCCGCAGGCCTGTGTTGTTGCTGGCACTGGTGGTGATGGCAGCCGATTATGTGCTGATGTCAATCGCGGGCAGCATCTGGTTGTTGATGGTCGGTCGGGTCATCGGCGGGATCACCGCCGCAACCCATGCCACCGCATCGGCCTATATCGCTGACATCTCGAAACCCGAAGACCGCGCCGCAAACTTTGGCCTGATCGGGGCAGGCTTTGGCGTGGGTTTTGTCGTTGGACCGCTGATGGGCGGTGTGCTGGCAGAATACGGCACCCGCGCGCCCTTTTGGGCGGCTACGGTCCTTGCGATGGGCAATGCAACCTTGGGGTGGTTTGTCCTGAAAGAAACCGTCAAGAAAGAAAACCGCCGACGCTTTGAATGGCGGCGTGCAAATCCGCTTGGGGCGATCCGGACCCTGGGGCATTTGCCCGGCATTCGGCATCTGTTGGTGGTCTATTTCATCTATCATGTCGCCTTTGCAGTCTATCCATCGGTCTGGGCCTATTTCGGGCAGGAACGCTATGGTTGGAGCCCGGCTGTCATCGGCTATTCACTGGGGCTTTTTGGGGTGATGATGGCGCTGGTGCAGGCCGGGTTGATCCGTGTGGTGCTGCGCCAGTTTGGCGAGAGAGGCACGGTACTTGCCGGGCATCTCTTTAGCATCCTTGCGTTTGGGGTCATCGCCGTTGTCACCTCGGGGACCGTGGCATTGATCCTGACACCACTGGCGGCGCTGGCGGGGGTCATTCCGCCCGCGTTGCAAGGCATCATGTCCCGGCAGGTCGCCGCCAATGCACAAGGCGAATTGCAAGGCGCGTTGAGCTCATCAACGGCACTGGCAATGATCATCTCGCCAATGGCAATGACGTCGGCATTTGCGTATTTCACCGGTTCCGGCGCGCCGATCTATTTGCCCGGTGCGCCGTTTCTGTTGGCCATGTCTTTGGCAATCGTCAGCCTGTTCATTTTTCTGAGCCGCCCGGCAGCACAGAATATGGCGTAA
- a CDS encoding lyase family protein, which yields MAASVFDSPLYAQLFDTGEAGRLFSDSAAIRAMLLVEGALAKVQGSLGVIPELSAAAIHRASMEIQVDPGAIAQATGQNGVSVPGLVSAFRAEMNAPEHAQYVHWGATSQDIIDTALMLRLRQALVLAEDDLRQVITDLGKAAKDNAHLPMPARTYGQHATPTTWGAVLASWGAPLIDALDALEPLRRASLWVSLSGAAGTASALGPQAAETRSALAKALNLHDPGRSWHTDRAPILRVADWQGQVMAALAHMAQTLIALTGSDTGEVSLGTAGASSTMPQKQNPVAPSAMVALHHHFTGARASLQSAAVHQHQRDGVAWFAEWMAVPQLSLCLAAALSHAKALAAHATPRPVQMQSNLEANMGLIHAEALSFALAEFMPRPEAQKVTKALCLEALDKQTPLETLARADYPDLAEDVFAPSAGIGHAAQDALTFAARAAAL from the coding sequence ATGGCCGCATCGGTTTTTGACAGCCCCCTTTACGCCCAACTTTTTGACACCGGTGAAGCAGGCCGCTTGTTTTCAGACAGCGCCGCAATCCGCGCGATGTTGCTGGTTGAGGGGGCACTGGCAAAGGTGCAGGGCAGCTTGGGCGTGATCCCGGAATTAAGCGCTGCCGCGATCCACCGCGCCAGTATGGAAATACAGGTGGATCCCGGTGCGATTGCGCAGGCCACGGGGCAAAATGGGGTCAGCGTGCCGGGTCTGGTGAGCGCATTTCGCGCCGAGATGAACGCGCCCGAGCACGCACAATATGTGCATTGGGGGGCGACAAGCCAGGACATCATCGACACCGCACTGATGCTGCGCCTGCGACAGGCATTGGTGTTGGCCGAGGATGATCTGCGCCAAGTGATCACTGATCTGGGCAAAGCCGCCAAAGACAACGCACATTTGCCGATGCCTGCACGGACCTATGGGCAACACGCTACGCCAACCACATGGGGCGCTGTTCTGGCCTCGTGGGGCGCGCCGTTAATCGATGCGCTGGATGCGCTTGAGCCCTTGCGGCGCGCCTCGCTCTGGGTGTCCTTGTCGGGTGCGGCCGGGACAGCGTCCGCTTTGGGGCCGCAGGCCGCAGAGACCCGCAGCGCCTTGGCGAAGGCCCTGAACCTGCACGATCCGGGGCGGTCGTGGCACACAGATCGCGCGCCGATCCTGCGGGTTGCCGATTGGCAGGGGCAAGTGATGGCAGCCTTGGCACATATGGCGCAGACGCTGATCGCCTTGACAGGCAGTGACACGGGCGAGGTTTCACTGGGGACGGCTGGTGCGTCGTCCACAATGCCACAAAAGCAAAATCCGGTGGCCCCGTCGGCGATGGTCGCGCTGCATCACCATTTCACTGGGGCGCGCGCCAGTTTACAATCAGCGGCGGTGCACCAGCATCAACGCGACGGGGTTGCGTGGTTTGCGGAATGGATGGCGGTACCGCAGCTGTCGCTCTGCCTCGCCGCCGCGCTGTCCCATGCCAAAGCTCTGGCCGCGCACGCCACGCCGCGCCCGGTGCAGATGCAAAGCAATCTTGAAGCGAACATGGGACTGATCCACGCAGAAGCGCTCAGCTTTGCGCTGGCGGAATTCATGCCGCGCCCGGAAGCCCAGAAAGTGACCAAGGCGCTGTGCCTTGAGGCGCTGGACAAGCAAACCCCGCTGGAGACGCTGGCGCGCGCCGATTATCCTGACCTTGCCGAGGATGTCTTTGCGCCCAGCGCCGGGATTGGCCATGCCGCCCAGGATGCCCTGACCTTTGCGGCCCGTGCGGCGGCCCTCTGA
- the pcaC gene encoding 4-carboxymuconolactone decarboxylase, translating into MSERYDRGMKVRREVLGDAHVNRAEQAKSEIDAPFQALITEGAWGTVWASDAITRRERSMITLALLAAMGNFDEIPMHVRACANTGATMRDVMEAFQHVAVYCGVPKANHAIKLAKQTFAEMER; encoded by the coding sequence ATGTCTGAACGTTACGACAGGGGCATGAAGGTCCGCCGCGAAGTATTGGGGGACGCACATGTGAACCGCGCTGAGCAGGCCAAGTCAGAGATCGACGCGCCCTTTCAGGCCCTGATAACCGAAGGCGCGTGGGGCACTGTCTGGGCCTCGGATGCGATCACCCGGCGCGAGCGGTCGATGATCACGCTGGCCCTTTTGGCTGCCATGGGGAATTTTGATGAGATCCCCATGCACGTCCGCGCCTGCGCAAACACCGGGGCCACAATGCGCGATGTCATGGAAGCGTTTCAGCATGTCGCGGTCTATTGTGGGGTGCCAAAGGCCAACCATGCCATAAAGCTGGCCAAACAAACCTTTGCCGAGATGGAGCGCTGA
- the pcaD gene encoding 3-oxoadipate enol-lactonase has translation MQLFDTGDVRLHYRVDGPDDGAPVVFANSLGTDMRLWDPILPMLPDGLRIIRFDKRGHGLSTCPTGPYSMGSLITDTEKLLDFLGVQGCVFVGLSIGGMIAQGLAVKRLDLIRAVVLSNTAAKIGNPDLWAERIADVEKGGIECLADAVMERWFSPQFRKSPELELWRNMLVRQPDDGYAGCSAAISGTDFLTTTSSLRLPCLGIAGSDDGSTPPDLVRETTDLIPGSRFHLIRKAGHLPCVEQPQEFARVLSEFLKGVGHV, from the coding sequence ATGCAGCTTTTTGATACCGGCGACGTGCGCCTGCATTACCGCGTTGATGGGCCAGACGATGGCGCGCCAGTAGTCTTTGCCAATTCGCTGGGCACAGACATGCGGCTTTGGGATCCGATCCTGCCGATGTTGCCTGATGGCCTGCGGATTATCCGCTTTGACAAACGCGGGCATGGGTTATCGACGTGCCCAACCGGTCCTTATTCGATGGGGTCGCTGATCACGGACACGGAAAAACTGTTGGATTTTCTTGGCGTTCAGGGATGTGTGTTTGTCGGGCTGTCCATCGGCGGGATGATTGCACAGGGGCTGGCGGTCAAACGTCTGGACCTGATCCGGGCGGTGGTGCTGTCGAACACGGCCGCAAAGATTGGCAATCCGGACCTTTGGGCCGAACGGATTGCGGATGTCGAAAAAGGCGGCATCGAATGCCTTGCCGATGCGGTGATGGAACGCTGGTTTTCGCCGCAGTTTCGCAAAAGTCCAGAGCTTGAGCTGTGGCGTAACATGTTGGTGCGTCAGCCCGATGATGGATATGCGGGTTGTTCTGCGGCAATTTCCGGCACTGATTTCCTCACGACCACAAGCAGTCTGCGTCTGCCCTGTCTGGGGATTGCAGGATCAGACGATGGGTCGACGCCCCCCGATCTGGTTCGCGAAACAACCGACCTCATTCCGGGGTCCAGGTTTCATCTGATCCGCAAAGCGGGGCATTTGCCTTGCGTCGAGCAACCGCAAGAATTTGCGCGCGTGCTGAGTGAATTCCTGAAAGGCGTTGGCCATGTCTGA
- a CDS encoding endonuclease/exonuclease/phosphatase family protein has product MSQFTIASFNVKNLIGPDQEYYKFQSYTPEEYAWKSDWLADQLVTLNADIVGFQEIFDEASLRDTIASADEIGTANNAAAIPGQNKRYRHRAIFDRLAYRDYGDAALAFAPNLHDGAPGQRRPGLAILSRLGFDEEPQIIQALDTPLHIPFQTFGGDEGGSYTIQKLSRPILKCRVPVGDQVVTVFNCHLKSKLGEYIRSDGAAFPVEADLTDYDPVGRALGAARAAMRRMAEAWVLRGAIIGELRQSRPVMVLGDFNDNENAVSSEIIAGEAPFRNYAWMLRHDAKHRADRYSDAENAQITEDIEAVRLHSAEKLFVRKSLRDMVYTSAFGGVYESIDQILMSRHFLPEWQGHIGEMEYFSVLNDHLTDGSHPEAPYNKLASDHGQIMATIRLKGE; this is encoded by the coding sequence ATGAGCCAATTCACCATCGCCAGTTTCAATGTGAAAAACCTGATCGGACCCGATCAGGAATATTACAAATTTCAATCCTACACGCCTGAGGAATATGCGTGGAAGTCGGATTGGCTGGCCGATCAACTGGTGACCCTGAACGCCGATATTGTCGGGTTTCAGGAGATATTTGACGAAGCTTCATTGCGCGACACGATTGCGAGTGCCGATGAGATTGGCACCGCAAATAATGCGGCCGCAATACCGGGGCAAAACAAACGCTACCGCCATCGTGCGATATTTGATCGGCTGGCGTACCGGGATTATGGCGATGCCGCCCTCGCCTTTGCCCCCAACCTGCATGACGGCGCACCGGGCCAGCGTCGGCCCGGGCTGGCAATTCTGTCGCGGCTTGGCTTTGACGAAGAGCCGCAAATCATTCAGGCCTTGGATACGCCCCTGCACATTCCGTTTCAGACCTTTGGCGGGGATGAGGGGGGCAGCTATACCATCCAGAAGCTCAGCCGCCCGATCCTGAAATGTCGCGTGCCTGTTGGCGATCAGGTGGTCACTGTGTTCAACTGTCACCTGAAATCGAAACTGGGCGAATACATCCGCAGCGACGGTGCCGCCTTCCCTGTTGAGGCTGACCTGACAGATTACGATCCCGTCGGTCGCGCCTTGGGGGCGGCGCGTGCCGCGATGCGCCGGATGGCAGAAGCCTGGGTGCTGCGCGGGGCGATCATTGGCGAGTTGCGACAGAGCCGACCGGTGATGGTGCTGGGTGATTTCAACGACAATGAGAATGCGGTGAGTTCCGAAATCATCGCCGGCGAAGCGCCGTTCAGGAACTACGCATGGATGCTGCGCCATGACGCGAAACACCGTGCAGATCGCTATTCGGACGCAGAGAACGCCCAGATCACCGAGGATATCGAAGCCGTGCGCCTGCATTCGGCAGAGAAGCTGTTTGTGCGCAAGTCGCTGCGCGATATGGTATACACATCGGCCTTTGGTGGTGTTTATGAGAGCATCGACCAGATTCTGATGTCGCGGCATTTCTTGCCCGAGTGGCAAGGCCACATTGGCGAAATGGAATATTTCAGCGTGCTCAATGACCATCTGACCGATGGGTCGCACCCTGAGGCACCTTACAACAAGCTCGCCTCTGATCATGGACAGATCATGGCGACCATTCGGCTGAAAGGGGAATAG
- a CDS encoding threonine/serine dehydratase, with protein sequence MNIDMIRAANTRLEGHVRRTPLLNSTLLDDVAGRRVWVKAECLQHTGSFKFRGAWAALSALDPDTRAKGVIAYSSGNHAQGVALAAKLHGVPSVIVMPADSPRLKIDNTRAYGGEVVLYDRATESREDIGSRLSTERNLTLIRPYDEPEVIAGQGSVGLEIAEQAAALGITNAQVIVCCGGGGLTSGIALALEADAPGLRVRPAEPEGFDDVARSLRSGGIERNNRMTGSICDAIISPQPGDITFPILKRLVGPGLVISDDEALQAMAHAFNRLKVVAEPGGAAALAAALFRRDEIEGDDVIVTISGGNVDADMFARALETLA encoded by the coding sequence ATGAACATCGACATGATCCGCGCCGCGAATACGCGCCTTGAGGGGCATGTGCGACGCACGCCCTTACTCAACTCCACGCTTTTGGATGATGTCGCCGGGCGGCGGGTCTGGGTGAAAGCCGAATGTCTGCAACATACCGGCAGTTTCAAATTCCGCGGTGCCTGGGCGGCTTTGTCGGCGCTGGATCCGGACACGCGGGCCAAGGGCGTGATTGCCTATTCCAGCGGCAATCACGCACAGGGCGTGGCACTGGCGGCCAAGCTGCACGGGGTGCCATCAGTTATCGTCATGCCAGCCGACAGCCCGCGCCTCAAGATCGACAATACGCGCGCGTATGGTGGCGAAGTGGTGCTTTATGACCGCGCAACAGAGAGCCGTGAAGACATCGGCTCGCGCCTCAGCACTGAACGGAATTTGACGCTGATCCGGCCCTATGACGAACCCGAAGTGATTGCAGGCCAGGGCAGCGTCGGACTTGAGATTGCTGAGCAGGCTGCGGCGCTTGGGATCACGAACGCCCAAGTGATCGTGTGTTGCGGTGGTGGCGGGCTGACCTCTGGCATCGCCTTGGCGCTTGAGGCTGACGCGCCGGGGCTGCGGGTGCGCCCGGCCGAGCCGGAAGGCTTTGATGATGTGGCCCGTTCTTTACGGTCGGGTGGAATTGAGCGAAACAACCGGATGACCGGGTCGATCTGTGACGCGATCATTTCCCCGCAACCGGGGGATATCACCTTTCCCATTCTCAAACGCCTTGTCGGTCCGGGTCTGGTGATCAGCGATGATGAGGCGTTGCAGGCGATGGCGCATGCGTTCAACCGCCTCAAAGTGGTCGCAGAACCGGGCGGTGCCGCGGCATTGGCCGCTGCACTGTTTCGCCGCGACGAGATTGAGGGCGACGATGTGATCGTGACAATTTCGGGCGGCAACGTTGATGCCGACATGTTTGCCCGCGCGTTGGAGACATTGGCATGA